CACCTAGTTGCTTACACAGATAAGTTCTATCAAGACTGGATCATTTAAAATACACTATAAGATCTTGCTTTTTAAGGAAAGCTTCTGGATGATTCTTGGTAAAATGAAGACTCTTTTGGCCCATAATTCACAGGGTCAATTGCACCTTTTCTGAATCTGCAGGTTTCAGCATCCACCAACCTTGTGTTCTGATGCTCTTGGGACGTCAGATGAACACTGAACGCGCCCGCCCGCCTGCCCCGATCCTCACCTGGGCACCACAAGTCCTGGCCGCCGTTCTTCTCCCTGTGTGCTGTCGGATGCCCGTCTTCTCCCAGCGGGAGGGCACCCTTGGAGTCAGAGAGCTTGTGCCTGGCGCCCAGAGCCCCGGGGCCCCTCTCGGCCTTCAGGTCCTCCGCCTCCTCCACAGCGTCCGCGCCCCGCGAGGTCAGGAGCCTCAACCGAGACACAGAGCTCACCTCCTTCATCCTCATCAGGCGGTCGGGGTCTGCCCTCCGCGGGGGGGACGCCAGTTTCTCCTGTAAACTTTCAATCACTTTGGACGTGCTTCGGAGCCTCTTTTCTGAGGCTGCCAAATTTGGGGTCCTTTCTATAAAATGGAACAAGGTGGACCTGAAGGGTGGCTTTGTCCCCACGTCCTTGGGATGGAAGGGCTGGCACTCCTGGGGGCTGGGCTGAGGCTTAGGGGCCTTGCTGGGGACGGCCCCGTCCACGCAGGCGGGCTCGGAGGCCTGGGGAGCCTGCCGGGCGCTGCCCACTTCTCCCACAAACAGAGGGCTTTCGGTCCAGCCACACCTCCTCCTGCTGTAGAAGGCGTCGGCGGACGCAGCGGGGTCACAccgctgggctgggctggccgCTGCCTCGTGCCTGCGGGCCCCTCCACCAGGCTCGGGGTCTGGGCTCTGCCCTGTCCTTCGGGCGCCTGGCAGCAGGGACTCCACGGCCACCTCAATGCCCAGGATCCTGGCAGCCCTGGCTTGGAGGGACTCGTGTGGGGGGATTTCTACTGCACTGGCTTCCCCCGGAGACCCCGCTAACTGGCCGGCACTCTGCTCCTGCCTCGGCGTTAGCCCCACACACCTCAAGTCTGGCGCCGACAGGCCTCGGGGTTTGCCAGCCACAGAGAGGGGGGCCCCCGTggtcccccgccccccaccgcccGCCTTGGGTGTGCTGGCTGCACTCAGCTCCGCAGCACTGAGCCCGCCGCGGAGCTCCCGACTCGGCGGGGGCGCCCTCGGTTCCGCTGCATCGGGCGGGGGCCCTGCTCCGGCATCGCTCGGCCCGGAAGACGCGGCTCGTCTCACCGGCCTCGGGCTGATGGCCGGCTGGGGCGCCCCGGCCTCGACCTCCCGGTCCCGCTCCTCCGCCATCTGGCTCCAGGGGGGCGACGGCCCTGCGGCGCGCCCGCTGCCGTCTGCCTGCCGGGGCCTGGGGGACCGAGGCCTCGCCTCCTCGGCCCAGCTCTCGGGCTTGCTCTTGACGCTCCCCGGCCTGGGCCCCGGGTCCCCAGGTGCCCGGCCGTCCGGGAGGCCTGGGCGCGCGGACGCGGGCTGGGGGCGGCCTGCCCAGGGCGGTTCTGTCTCGCCGTCCTGGCTGCCGCCGCTCCCGTCGTCCcggcccccttcctcctcctgaaGCTCCTTGTTGAAACTTTCCAACTGGCTGATCAGGTCCCAGGGGCGGCGGCTGACGGGCTTCAGGAGGAACTGCCCAAACGGctgcctgctgttgcaggggCCTGTGGTCGCCCCCTTGACGACCTCGGCCCTGGGCACCGGGCTGCCTCCGCGGACACGGCCGTCCCCGCGTGGCTCACCCGGGCCAGCCCTTGGTGCGGGGGCCTGGCTCCTGGGCGAGGAAGACCCTGAGAAGGCGCCGCCGCCGCACGGGCTGAGGGGCCCCCCTTGGCCTTTCGGGGAAGGAGACCCGGGCCTCTGGTTCTGGTCACTGGACGCCAACGCCACGAGCATCTGAGCCTCGAAGGCGTCCAAACATCTTGGAGGCAGCGTGGTGTCGGGGGACCCTCCCCGCGTCTCCCCGGGGAGGGGCCGCGGGCTTCGGGACTCCTGGGTGAAGCTGGTCTGCGTTTGCTGGTCTCTGTACTGCTGCCCGGGCCACGAGCCAGAACACGCGAGCGCTCGGTGTTTCGCAGGGTGTGGGAACCTGGGGTCGTCTGTTGGCTGGTCTCCTCCGCGGGCCCCCGGGTCTGGTTTCCGGAGCTCCGTCCTCCCGGTCATGCCACCCGTGAGCGCCTGCAGCTCCAGGTCGGTGGAGGACAAACTCAGCAGACGCTGCTCCTGCAGAGCCGCGCTCCTCTCGGGCCCAGGCCTTTCATCCGCGCTCTGTTTCAAGTCATTGTTGTTCGTATCTGTAGCTGGCAGATGTGATTCTGACTTAACTGGGATGGAAACCAAACAAAATATCGTCtcgctcatttttttctttgaacttttcTTGGTCTGCAGCCCAGCTTCGAACTTTCTGAGCTGGGTTTGCGTCTCGCAGGTACTCTCGCCCTGGGGGCTAGGGGAGGAGACGAGGTTTTCTGCACGCACATCCGGCTGCTGACTCCGAGTGGAGACGCAGGCGTCTCTGTGCTCAGCAAAGCCACCGTCTTCTCCACCCACGGGGACCCGGTCCCACAGCCAGCTCTCGCTCCCCGAAGGGCCCCGAACGACAGCCTCCCGCTGCAGGCTTCCAGGCGCCGGCTCCGGGGCAGGGACAGGGCCGTCCAGCTTCACGTCTTCCCAAAACCCGTGGGGTCGGGCGAGTCTAATGTGTCGTATCCGTGGGTCGTCGAAGGGGATGTACAGGACGGAGCCGTCACAAGCCGTGGCGGGGCGGGGCTGCGGGAGGACCCCGACAGGAGAGCACGGGCCGGGCCTCCGCTCCTCCCCGGCTCCCCAGGGACCCGAAGGGAGCTGGCCGCCGGTGGCAGCCTTCTCCATCAGGTGCCTCTGCACGCGGCGGCCTCCGCCCTCGGGCCTCCACCCTCGGGCCTCCCCCGGGCAGGCGGGTGCGGCCGCCTGGAGCGGCGACCGGTAGGAGGGCGGAGGCACATACACCGGGGGCTCCAGGCCGGCGTCGGGCGCGCACGGCTCCTGCCTGGCGGCGGCGTTCGCCTTGGTCGAGGGGGCAGCAGCCGAGTCCGGCTGCCGGCTGTCCGCGTAGCTGCCGTTTTCCGCGCCGGccctgcagtgttggtgggagcCGTAAGATGGAGGCTTGAGGGGTCTCCCAAACCGAGGCCGGGGTAAGGGGGCCGAGGAGCCGCCCTTCTCGGGGTTCCTGGTGGCTTCCGAGTCGCGAGCACCGTCTGGAGGCTGAAATGGCACTTGAGGGACACCCGGAAAGTGCCCGTCGCTCAACGGGATGGGAATCTCCACGCAGCTCAGGTTCTCGGGGGAAAGAACTCTCGACAGCGACTGGGATTTCCCTGTGCTCTGGGAGGTCAAGCCGTGGCCTCCGAGCACACATGAGTGCAGGTCTTGGAACAGCTTCTCCCCGACACCAGCCGGCATCTGCCCCCCCGGGTTCTGTGGCTGGGCCTGGCCTCCGACGCAGACGCTCTGCCATCTGGCGGGACCCGCCAGTCCCAGCCCTTCCTCGCAAAGTGCCTTCCTCATCACGTCCTCGCTGCTTCCGCCAGCCTCCCAGGGCCCCTGGGTGGCGTGCGTGGGCGGGCTGGGGGCCCGGGCCGGCTCCTCGCGGGCTTCCTGCTCCCTCCTCCGGTAGGTATGGCTGCGGCCGGCCAGGGGCTGCTGGCGGAGCCTGCGAGACAGAGAGGCACGCGGTTACGCCAGGGAGGATGCGCACGGGGAGCCTGCCTGGGCCGCgactgctgaaaaccacaccccgggccttccctggcggcgcaggggtgaggagtctgcctgccagtgcgggggacgcgggtgcgagtcctggtctgggaagatcccacatgccgcggggcaactaagcctgtgcgccacaactattgagcctgcgctttagagcccacgagccacaactactgagcccgtgcaccacaactactgagtgtgtgctctagagcccaagagccacaactactgagcccacgtgccacaactactgagcccgtgtaccacaactactgagcctgtgccctagagcccatacgccacaactactgagcccgtgttctacaactgctgagcccgtgcaccacaactactgagcctgtgccctagagcccacacgccacaactactgagcccgcgtgctacaactactgagccggtgcaccacaactactgagcccacgctctagagcccgcgagccacaactactgagcccgtgtgccacaactactgaagcccgtgcgcctagagcccgtgctctgcaacgagaagccaccgcagtgagaagcccgtgcaccgcaacgaagagtagcccctgctcaccacaactagagaaagcatgcatgcagcagcgaagacccaacgcagccaaaaataaataaataaataaaattaaaaaaaaaaaaagcaatggactataaaacaaaaacacactccTAACCCCAGCACTCGTCGACTTGGAAGAAGCCACACCCACGAATAAGGGCTGGAAGGCAGCCAGCTCTTCTGCCATTGCGCGCCTAGCGACAGGCTGTGCACAAGAACTTCAGGACTTTGCATGCACGTGAGCGAGGCCAAGCTCAGGGCTCTGAAATGCCCGAGGGGACCGGGCTTCCAGAGTGTGGCCCTGGGCCCGAGACTCCATCCCCAGCTCAGGCCGGATGGCCGCTTGCTCTCTGGGGGCAGGTCTGGGAACCCGCTTCGCGTGTGGGCAGGAATCACGACGGGGCCGCTCAGGTGAGGACCCTGGGTCCCAGTCCAGAGGCTGACTCAGCAGGCCTGGGTGGGGCTCCATAAAAGGCACTCCCGCCAGGTCCCTGGGTGCTGCCTGTGCTGTGGGTCCCAGCACCCCTGCCGAGCACCATCACTGCCGGCGGGCGTCAACCATGAGCACACGGAAGTCGGGGGACCCCGCCTCCCCACGCCCGTAGGCAGCACCCCAGCTCCACCCCGTGAGAGTATCCgaggcaggcaggcagccagGCACCGCGTCTCTCCGGGGCCCCCAGCTCTTCCCAGCGTCTGGATGAGATGGAGGCTCCAGCAGAGTTCCCACGCCTCCCCGACGGTGAGAACCACCCAGTGGGCTCATTAAATATACACGTCATCAGTGTTCCTGCCCCTAAAAGTTCAGATTCAGTAGCTCTGGGTTAGGGTCCCGTGTCTATTGTTACCAAGCTCTCTGGGCATCTTGTCTTCAGGGGACGCGGGAAACACGCTCGAACCACCTTCTGAGACTGAGGGGCCCTGCTCCAGAGAAGAGCCCTCTGCCAGGCAAGGGATGCTGGCCCCTGCGGCCGGCCAGCTCCAGGCTGTGGCCCACCGCCCGGCTGTGCATCAGGGTTTCCCTGTGAGCCTTTAAACCATACCACCGCCCAGGGCCCACCCCCCAGACGGGGGATCTAATCAGTGCCGCCAGGAGCCCGGGCCCAGATATTTCAAAACCTCCTCAAATGACTCTGGCAGCCCGAGTTTAGAGCTGCTCTACTGCAGCTGAAGGAAGGATCTGAAGAACACTGCTGAACTGTGCAGAAATATTAAGCTACTGCCTACAAACCGGCAGAGACCAGGACTGTAACACAGAAAACCCATGAGGCGGAAGGAAGCCTGGGGCGTTCCACTACCTCGATTAACCACGGGCTAAGCAGGAAAGGCTCCAACTCTAAAAGTCCTGATTGCttcttaaattataaaagtaatatgcaCTCATTGTtgagaatgtggaaaaatatAGGAAAGTACAAACCCCCAAAATCCCTCGTAGTCTTTACACCCAGAGACAGTCATTTTGATGTATGTCTTTtagtctctgtgtgtgtgaggATGTGGATTTTCAAACAGCCTCAGTGTTGATCTGCTTTCTGGTTTTACGTCAACATTTCCCAACATCTGCAGCACAAACAACAGCCAACACTTACATAGTGGTGACAGTGTGCTAGGTCCTTACCAAGTGCTTTCCTAACTCACTTAAGCTTCAGCAGCGCCCCTCCGAGGTAGGAACTGCTGTcagtctcattttacagaggaggaaactgaggcacagagaggttggaCAACTctcccaagtcacacagcttgtaagtggtGGGAAAAGAATTCAAACCCAACAAATGTGACCATAAAGCCCACTTAGCCACCATGTTTTACTTCTTCCAGCGTAATGACAAATTCCTCACGAGCACAGTTTCAATGGGAGAATAGTAGTCTATCATGTGTATGTGCTTTATTTAACCATCACACTGCTATCAGACATCCGTGTAGGTTACGTTCTAAAACACTTTTGAGAAACGCTATTCACCAACACTAAGCATGTCCCAGGTTATTTAGAATCAATCCGTAGCAAAGGAATCAGCGGATCAGGGGATCATGCTATCCCTGTGGTGCAATGTGACCTCAGACCAGTCCGGCCCGTTTAGGCTCGTCCCACCCGCAGCGTGTGGGGCAGAGCTGGTCCTGCCGAACCGTTCCCGTGTCCGGCTCTCACGGCCGACGTGTTTCCTTACTAGATAAGTGAAAGGAATCTCCCactggttctcttttttttttttttttttttaatgtgcttagGTCTCACTAAACCACATTCTGTGGTTTGGAACGATTTCTATACCATAGTCCACTCTTCAGCTGACAGGACAGCAGAGCAAGGATGGTACGGAGAGCGGGGAGGGGCCCCAGGCCACTCGTTCTGTGCAGCCACAGCAGGTGAAGGCCTGGGGACCAGCCACGGCAGGGGACGGGCTGCCGGAGCACCCTTCCCAACACACAGGCAGGAGGAAGGGCGGTTCAACAGCAGCCTAGATGGTGAGTAAATGGGAAAAACctactgttgttattattgttattaatcaTTATTCTGGAATTACTTCTTTGCCTTAAGAAGTGAGGGTAGCTCTTCAGGTCCTGCATCCCCACACCTCAATGACTTAAGAAGACACTTCAGCAAAGCGAGTCATGGGccgaaaaagtagaaaatatctgaaatgaaGTTGAGGCAAAGCATTTGCTGCACAGCCGCCTAACTCCTGCGTGTACTTTGCCCACGCGCTGCAAGCTGCCTTAACCCTGCGCAGAGCTGACGGTCGGTTTCTTTGCTGATTCTGTTGCCATCAGATGGTCATTCGAGCATTTAGGTTTTGAAGGCTGGCATAGCCCTCCTCGGGTCAGGTTCTACACGGACTGGTCCCTGTGGAAGCCACCATGCTGGCCTCCCGGACCTGCCCCCCACCACCAGCCGAGCTCCGGAAGCCGAGGTCCCTTCCCTTAGGGATACCCTATGGCTGCCCCTCTGGAGCCTGATGCAGACGATGAACCACGCAAAGGTCCTCGGCACCTACTGGCTTCAGGGTCTTAGACTCTATGCCAAGTCCAAGGGCAAGATTCAAAAAGTGCAGCTTAATAAGATGTCACAATCGGCACAGACCCAATTAAGAGAGAGTAAAATAAATCACTAGGAAGCAGGTGGTCAACGCCCAGCATCGGAATCTCCTTTCTCACCTCTGTTCTTTAGCTGACGGTGAGCGGGCTTCCTTACAGACCTGTAAACATCTGGGGCGCCTGGTTTCACAGAAGAAACCACACTGCATGGCTTTTGCTCACTTTCTCAATAGATATTTTGGCTTCTCGGCAAACGTCCGGAGGGACCGAAATCCTGAGGTGCGGTTTGTCCACATTCAGACCACGAGCATAATCAGAGACAAACAAAGAATGACATAAACAGGACAAGGATATGAACAGGCTGTAGTTACCCACGCCAGTAAGGGGGCCAGTTTTCTTCCCCACCCAAAACTGTTCCGTTACCACCTTAACTCGGTCAAAGCTGCCATTCGTAACTAATCAAAACGGCTGGGCGTTCTAGGCAAAACGTTTTTCTATTTGCACAATACACCGAAATCCCAGTTTCAAGAAAACACAGATCCACCCAGAGAACTTTAAATAATCTATTTTAAAGAGTACACATGacagagaaaactataaagcaattATTTCACAAACATCTAGTTTGTACCTAGTCTGAGCCTGGCTCTCACAGGCACACGTGGACCCACGCGGTGACAGTTCTGGTGAATTTCTCCTTCAGACAAGTTACCAAGTTGGATATTTACTGGCTTCAGTGTATGACATCCATTAGCAGCTCTAGGCTGGCAGGGGCACTGGGGCATCTCTTTAGAGTGACTCAGCGTCCATCAGCCCAGTGTTGGGTGTCTGGCATGTTTCTGGGATGCGGTCAGCTATCTAGTGCTACAGAATTTCCTCCCAATCCTCTTTGGGCCTGGAAGCCTGCAATTTTACTTTCCAGCGTGCCGTGGTATATTCACTATACTACACTGTGTGACTAACCCTCTGACTCAGGGTAACAGATAAGCTAATTTTGGAAAGGGGAGCTATAAGGTCAAGAATAGATCACGACTAAGGTTTAGAGGTTAGCACAAATTAAGATCAGTCAGAAAAGACAAAGCTGCTCTGGGAACATAATGGACAAAGATCACTATTCAGCCAAGCTCAAGCTGAACAAGAACTGCAAGTTGCACTGGCAGAGAGGTAACTAAGAAACACACAACTGTCAGGTCAGACGGCTAATGTACTGTTTCGCCTGCTTTTCACAATGTCGCGATAAGTGACTGCAAATGATAAATACTATAGATTCAGCTGAAATAAAGGACCAGGGAGACTATTTCAGGAGGttactgtttggtttttttttaaatacacacactTAACAATGGGTCTGGAAGAGGAAGCATGATAAATGACAGGACTGATGAATGATGCTAACTTTAGCCTATGGGAGAGGGGCGGGGCAGGAAGACAGTCCAAAGCACTCAAGGTATCCACACAGACAGGTAACTAAGCAGACCCACCCAGGGAAACACATCTGCTGACGCAGAGGACGGAAGGCCCTGAGTCTGGTCCTCCACCCGGGGGTTTGGACGCCTGAGCCCGGGTCCAGGGTCCACAGAGATGAGCTCAGCATGGGCAGTGTCGCTGGGCAGGGGAAGATGTACCGTGGGGCCGGCTATCAGACCGCGTGACCAGCAGTGGACACAACTTGCTCTCGTGGGAGCCGGCAGTTTTCTGCATCATCTTCGGGGTAGGACTTCAAGAGATTAATTCTGCGAGGTCTGGTGAAGACCTTTTATCCAAGTGACCTAAGTCAGAGGCCCCGCCCAAGAGGCCCTGCTCCGGGGAGGGGCGTTTAGGGTCGTTGCTTGCTTTTTACAAACCAGTGCCTGGAGCTGCAGTTCTCGGGGATACACGTGGGGCAGACGCCGTTCCCTCCCTCCCAGATGTGGACCCTCCCCCCAATGGCTGGGCAGCTGCCCTGCACTTACTCTGGGTGACCTGGCCCCTTCTGATGGATTTCCCAGCTTCAGGAAGAAAGGGCTAAAGCGGGAAGGAGTGGGATGAGAAGACAGGGCCTGTGGTCAGGTTGCCGGGGAACCTGCGGCGGACCCTCAAGGAGGGCGGCTCCCCGGCGACGGAGCTGCCGAGGCGCGTGCCAGCTGCCTGGGACTGAGGGGACCCTCAGTGGCACCACCAGGGAGCGGGGTAGGGATGCTGCCCGGAGCGTGTGGGCATCTCCTGGGGCACCGGACGGCGGGGGGGTCCAGACGCCTGCAGCAGGGCTTCGTGACCACGTACCCTCGGCAACATGCCGCACCTCCCCTGGCCTCTGACTCCTCGTCCCTGTCCAGTGGATGGTCCAAACGCCTTCCTTTTCAagtttgttgggaggattaatgagataatacatttcaACTGTTTGGCAGAGTGTCTAACATACGAAACCCGTTTTTAGCCATTAGTACCATCATGAACCCCATTAAAAGAAATTCTCAGCAGAGTGGATCCATTTCGAAAGTCTTTGCCTCACATGGTATACGGAGGGGGTGAGGGGCACGCAGGAAAGAGACAAGTGAGTTTCTGTCTTCGAGTGGGGTTATTTTAGACCCGTACTGTCCTCTCCCAAGCTGTAATCAATGGGCCTGCACAACGGTGGGGAGTCAGGATGCACCGACTGCCGTAACAAGACCCTGACCCTCCGGCCAGGCTCTAAGAGAGGGCCCATAACAATGATGTCCAGCCAACCAATATCTAGTCTATTCAAACAAAGCAGGAAGAGCAAGCTGGGGCCCATTTTCTCTCTCATGAATCCACTAGGTAAGGCAGATTATTCCAGAGTTTTCCCGTGTTCTCATAATAAGGACATATCCTTATGGATATATATGGGTGTTTCCTCACCTGCTAACTAACCCAGTTCTCTAGCTGAAGAAGGAACTCATCACCAACAAGTCTCCTCTCGGTGTTAATGTGGCTGCCAAGACAAATGGAGCTCTTGGCTGTGTTGCTGATGTCTTCCCCCTCATTCTAGAAGCACCTCCTCACCACTGTTCTCCCTGAAGTCTCATGTTCAAAGGGTCCAACCTGATTCTTCTTGGGAAAACATGGTGACGGCAGAGCAACATGGGAGCACGTGCAGGGAGAGGACCAGTGTCCGGGCTTCTGGAAGCTTACACTGCTGATGAACAAGAACAAAGTGCCTCAGAAGAAGGGTTTACAACAAGACAACGGGGAGATCGGAGGTCTGAATCTCCACGTGCGCTGATGAGCACTCCAGCTCACACAATCCATACTTTGCTCCGTGAAGAGGTCAAACTAACAAGGCCTAACACTTAGGAGATGAAGCAGCAGCTACAAGACAAATGATGTTTGTGGAAGTATAATTCTGTACAGAGAAAGAGATACATGGAAACAGATGTTAAACTCGAGGCATTCCTTTTTTGGAAAACCATTTTAAGCAGGATATGATTGGAGAGACGCTTAAAAAGCCTCTGAAAAGGGACTGTTTACCATACCCAGTAGCACCACCTAGAACGATGTCCACTGATCGGATGTAAGGCTCCCCAGATGAGGCCCCTCACCCCACATCAGAGATCCTCTCAGACTGCTGAGTCTCTAATTAGCTATGACTGCGCTGACGACAGGACATAATTACAAGCTATTCTCAGGATTTCTGGGGCTGAGCAGAAAAGAGCTTATTGTGGTACAACTTTCAGATTCAGACCTCTGCTACGTTACGTTATTTTACAGCTTCCTCTGATTATAACATTTCAAAGGAAACACAGCAAGGAAACAGGGAATGCCTGATAACAGTGTTTCACAAGTTTAATGGTAGCTGAGTATTATTCAGCGATGGCTACTTGCATTGAAGCATGCAGTTTCCTCCACATATAGATAACAGCTAGCTTTTCTCCTTTGCGCATTTCCTCTGTTGCCCcttaatctttgtgtgtgtgtgtgtgtgtgtgtgtgtgtgtgttttggcaaGCACACCCTGCATCAAGGCAGTATGTGCAGAAATAGTTAAACTTGGTACAAACTGATGAACTGAAAGTCTACTCATTATGAGCTTTGAGCACAGATGTAAATACCAGCTTTCAGAAGCATCCTTTTCATGTTGCCATGGGGAGGACAGAGAGGCCACAGAGAAGATGCACACAGTTAGTATCTGTTGTTGGTTATACGGCCAAGATTAGGACACAACAAAAACTTAGCATTAAATCATCTGACATCTAGAACGCTATCTACAGTTTTACAGACATCCTCGGTTTTCCTGCTATGGGAATACTGTAGTGACGTTTGACATGACCTGTGAGTTTTCTTCTGTACCACGTGGGTGACTCTCCTCACACAGCCAGTTTCATCACCCCAGTCCGATCCCTGAGACCATCTAGGAGTGGTTTAGCATCCAGGTGAACTCTCTGCGGAGTGAATGACTCAAGGGGGACGTGCCAGGGCTTTAGGGTTCCTAACTCAACAGtctgggaagagaaaagaaaacattcgTGGGTGCACGGTCAGCCCCGCGCCCACCCAGGCCTGGAAAGCGCCCTCATCCGAAGCCCTCTGCCCAGAGCAGGTGAGGCTCGGACACCCACCACCGTCCGCCCGCCCTCCCCTGGCCAGACCCTCGCTGCGCGGCAGAACAGGGCCGGCACGCTCACCAAGCCCAAAACATCTCTGGCTGCCCCAAACTACACATACTTTCTCTCGGAAATTTAAACTAAGACCCAAGGGCGCAAGTCGGCAGGGGCTCTGGAGACAGACCTCTGCCTCCATGTGGGACTGAAGTCCCGGGGAGCCCAAGTTAGAGGGAAGTGGGAACTGCTGGTGACGTCAGCGGAGGAGCTGCAGTGCAGGGAGACGCAGTGACAGGCGACACCTTGGGCGGAGAGGGTCCCGCAGGGACGAGCCACAGCCTGGAGAGACCTGGGCTAATGGCCCGTCCTGGGCCCAGCTTGTTCATCCCACACGGGGTGAGGCCGCCAGTCTTCGTGTCCTGCGGGCCAAGACCCCGTGGTATCCTCACACCTCTCCCTTCACGCAGGTGCCTCTGGGTCCCTGCACCCGGAGAATCCACAAGGACAGAAGCTTTCCCGCCAGGGACCAGGCGGGAGTCCTTCTGAGCCTGTGACTGTTACtttcccccccgccccgcccctccccgctcGTCCCTCAAGGTTGGCATAAACGAAGCCACCAAGACCACGACCTCAGAGCTGGGGTCGACAGTGCAGGTGACGGGGGCTGCACAGCCAGGGTTTGTGCTTTACACGCTTGTCGAGTCGCCAGCCCTGAGAAGGTCGGTCTCAGCAACACGTGGGACGCAGCTTTGGAAAGCAGTGACTCTAACTGTCATTCTGGATAAACTGTGCCAAAGGAGAACAGTCTCCCCACTTGAGCCAAAGGGCTTCTCAGCAAGTTCAGCCGGTCCTGCACCCCTCCTGCCACCCCGGGAGCTCGGTATCACTCGATCTAACAACAGCGACAGCTCAGAGCACAGCCTCTCCGCCCACTTAGGAAGCGTGGATCCTGCATTTGGGAACCTAGTCAAGGCTCCAAATCTGTTCTGTGTTCCTCCccgcctttttcttttttaacattctgCTGCATATAACCAGCTCATACACGAGAAACTCTAAGGTGATGTGAGTTATCAGTCCTATCATGCTTCATTCTCACCTGGGAATCCTGATGCTCCAGCCACGCCCAGATGACGGGCGACACTGCTCCCCAATGTGGCCCCGGCCTGTGTGCACAGGGCGGCATCATTACCCGGCTCTGACCAGGGAGCACAGATGCCGTCCCTATGCAGCTCCCCAGACAGAAAGGGGCGCAGCGGCGCGTGGGAGCTGATACCCCCGCCCacgggcagggagggcaggggaggacgTGAGGATGGCCTAGCACAGGCGACGGGTCAGGCCAGGCACAGTGTGGCCAGGCCCGGTGCTGCTGTGGCCCGAGCCGGGCTTCCCTCCACGCTAGCACCGAGTGCGTGGCCCTTGCAGAGTCACTgatgttctctgagcttcaggcTCTTGGCTATAAAATAACGACATTGCTAACATGCCTACCTCTCCACCATTCCAACAGGATAAAACAAACCAGTCTCCTTTCGGCCCCTGTGGCCTTCCAAACTGCGCTGAGTCCCCCGTCCCCAGGAGGTCCAGGGGTGCTGAGGACCGGCCTGTGGTGTGGGCACTCTCTAA
This sequence is a window from Mesoplodon densirostris isolate mMesDen1 chromosome 4, mMesDen1 primary haplotype, whole genome shotgun sequence. Protein-coding genes within it:
- the JCAD gene encoding junctional cadherin 5-associated protein isoform X3, with the translated sequence MQCGFFCETRRPRCLQVCKEARSPSAKEQRLRQQPLAGRSHTYRRREQEAREEPARAPSPPTHATQGPWEAGGSSEDVMRKALCEEGLGLAGPARWQSVCVGGQAQPQNPGGQMPAGVGEKLFQDLHSCVLGGHGLTSQSTGKSQSLSRVLSPENLSCVEIPIPLSDGHFPGVPQVPFQPPDGARDSEATRNPEKGGSSAPLPRPRFGRPLKPPSYGSHQHCRAGAENGSYADSRQPDSAAAPSTKANAAARQEPCAPDAGLEPPVYVPPPSYRSPLQAAAPACPGEARGWRPEGGGRRVQRHLMEKAATGGQLPSGPWGAGEERRPGPCSPVGVLPQPRPATACDGSVLYIPFDDPRIRHIRLARPHGFWEDVKLDGPVPAPEPAPGSLQREAVVRGPSGSESWLWDRVPVGGEDGGFAEHRDACVSTRSQQPDVRAENLVSSPSPQGESTCETQTQLRKFEAGLQTKKSSKKKMSETIFCLVSIPVKSESHLPATDTNNNDLKQSADERPGPERSAALQEQRLLSLSSTDLELQALTGGMTGRTELRKPDPGARGGDQPTDDPRFPHPAKHRALACSGSWPGQQYRDQQTQTSFTQESRSPRPLPGETRGGSPDTTLPPRCLDAFEAQMLVALASSDQNQRPGSPSPKGQGGPLSPCGGGAFSGSSSPRSQAPAPRAGPGEPRGDGRVRGGSPVPRAEVVKGATTGPCNSRQPFGQFLLKPVSRRPWDLISQLESFNKELQEEEGGRDDGSGGSQDGETEPPWAGRPQPASARPGLPDGRAPGDPGPRPGSVKSKPESWAEEARPRSPRPRQADGSGRAAGPSPPWSQMAEERDREVEAGAPQPAISPRPVRRAASSGPSDAGAGPPPDAAEPRAPPPSRELRGGLSAAELSAASTPKAGGGGRGTTGAPLSVAGKPRGLSAPDLRCVGLTPRQEQSAGQLAGSPGEASAVEIPPHESLQARAARILGIEVAVESLLPGARRTGQSPDPEPGGGARRHEAAASPAQRCDPAASADAFYSRRRCGWTESPLFVGEVGSARQAPQASEPACVDGAVPSKAPKPQPSPQECQPFHPKDVGTKPPFRSTLFHFIERTPNLAASEKRLRSTSKVIESLQEKLASPPRRADPDRLMRMKEVSSVSRLRLLTSRGADAVEEAEDLKAERGPGALGARHKLSDSKGALPLGEDGHPTAHREKNGGQDLWCPGEDRGRRAGAFSVHLTSQEHQNTRFVRP